A portion of the Methanomassiliicoccus sp. genome contains these proteins:
- a CDS encoding LURP-one-related family protein yields the protein MLRRREIRQEAREEKMAPTQQPGQPMPGAMAAGGPQRYMMREQMFSIGDDFFIQNGMGQRVFRVDGKALRVRQTLRFEDMQGRELATVQERKAAIKDTMAIERNGQAYATIKKAMITPLRERFTLSMPSGEAEIKGNIVDHEYNFEQNGRVIAEVSKKWVRVRDTYTIDVQPGQDDIIILAAAVAIDSMTH from the coding sequence ATGCTAAGGAGACGAGAGATCAGGCAGGAGGCTAGGGAGGAAAAGATGGCCCCCACTCAGCAGCCGGGTCAGCCTATGCCGGGAGCGATGGCCGCGGGTGGACCGCAACGCTACATGATGCGGGAGCAGATGTTCTCGATAGGGGACGACTTCTTCATCCAGAACGGGATGGGGCAGAGAGTCTTCCGGGTGGATGGCAAGGCGCTGCGGGTACGACAAACCCTGAGGTTCGAGGACATGCAAGGCCGGGAGCTGGCCACGGTCCAGGAGCGCAAGGCGGCGATCAAGGACACCATGGCTATCGAGAGGAACGGGCAGGCGTATGCGACGATAAAGAAGGCGATGATCACACCTCTGCGTGAGCGGTTCACCCTCAGCATGCCCAGCGGGGAGGCCGAGATCAAGGGTAACATAGTGGACCATGAGTATAACTTCGAACAGAATGGGCGGGTCATCGCCGAGGTCAGCAAGAAATGGGTGCGGGTGAGGGATACCTACACCATAGATGTCCAGCCGGGTCAGGATGACATAATCATACTGGCCGCGGCAGTCGCGATCGACTCGATGACACACTGA
- a CDS encoding DUF2769 domain-containing protein gives MSKTEEYRSRCNCPPCPTHAQCAKEAGELAFCVSKKSSCIKEMRVCFCPDCPVHKELGLKFMYYCIRGNEEDQKRKGPER, from the coding sequence ATGTCCAAGACGGAAGAGTACCGCTCGAGGTGCAATTGCCCTCCCTGTCCCACCCACGCGCAATGCGCGAAGGAGGCGGGGGAACTGGCGTTCTGTGTCAGCAAGAAGAGTTCATGCATAAAAGAGATGAGAGTGTGCTTCTGCCCCGATTGTCCGGTACATAAGGAGCTGGGGCTCAAGTTCATGTACTACTGCATACGCGGCAACGAGGAAGATCAGAAGCGCAAGGGCCCCGAGAGATAG
- a CDS encoding arylsulfatase has translation MPNGPNQQSRVILPIPDQVKFNLTTIDARDPDNRFPPIEPLTPPEGAPNILIVLLDDAGFGSSSVFGGPCETPNFEKLAQGGLRYDRFHTTALCAPTRAALLTGRNHHSVNMGSVTEIATSAPGMTSLRPNNKATLPETLKLNGYNTAQFGKCHEVPVFQNSQVGPFDMWPTGSGFEYYYGFIGGEDNQWYPSLYEGTTPVEPPKTPEEGYHLTEDLADHAINWMRSQKSLAPEKPFFVYFAPGATHAPHHVPKEWIERYKGKFAHGWDRQRELTFEEQKRLGVIPPEAELTKRPPEIPAWDEMPAELRPVLERQMETYAAFLSHTDHHVGRLIDAIEQLGILDDTLIFVIIGDNGASAEGTLRGTFNEFIPLNGMGEIIETPEFLISNLEKWGGTEAYNHYAVGWAWAMDSPYQWTKQVASHWGGTRNGTIVHWPEYIRERGGLRSQFCHIIDVAPTILEAAGIPEPIMVHGVTQSPYEGVSMMYSFNLPEEPERHDVQYFEMFGNRGIYYKGWSACTKHRTPWKLEAGAKQVPFNDDVWELYDGRTDFTQAHDLSKERPEILHKLQRQFLIEATKYNVIPLDDRVVERIIPEMAGRPAFVKGDRQVFFPGMKRITEATVLTMKNRSFQVTSQIVVPEGQAEGTIIAQGGKIGGWALLMEAGTAVFVYNLFGVKLFTVRADRALSSGEHQVRAEFAYDGGGLAKGGTVTIYYDGDKAGGGRVEATQPMIFSATEGLDIGCETGTSVLGVDLQRTVFNGEIKWVEITAGADNHSHMVKPEDLMHMLFSKQ, from the coding sequence TTGCCCAATGGACCAAACCAACAATCCCGTGTGATACTGCCGATCCCCGATCAGGTTAAGTTCAACTTGACCACCATCGATGCAAGGGACCCAGACAACCGGTTTCCGCCCATCGAGCCGTTGACGCCGCCCGAGGGCGCGCCCAATATTCTCATCGTTCTGCTCGATGATGCCGGCTTCGGCTCTTCCAGCGTGTTCGGGGGGCCGTGTGAAACGCCGAACTTCGAGAAGTTGGCCCAGGGGGGCCTGCGTTACGACCGTTTCCACACTACTGCCCTCTGCGCCCCCACCCGGGCAGCCCTGTTGACCGGCAGGAACCACCACTCGGTCAACATGGGGAGCGTCACCGAGATCGCGACCTCGGCCCCTGGTATGACCTCTCTTCGTCCGAACAACAAGGCCACACTTCCCGAGACTCTCAAGTTGAACGGCTATAACACCGCGCAGTTCGGCAAGTGTCATGAGGTGCCGGTATTCCAAAACAGCCAGGTCGGCCCATTTGACATGTGGCCAACCGGCTCCGGGTTCGAATATTATTACGGCTTCATCGGAGGAGAGGACAACCAGTGGTACCCATCCCTCTATGAGGGCACCACTCCGGTCGAGCCGCCCAAGACTCCCGAAGAGGGTTACCATCTCACGGAAGATCTGGCCGACCATGCCATTAACTGGATGCGCTCTCAAAAGTCCCTCGCTCCGGAAAAGCCCTTCTTCGTGTACTTCGCTCCTGGCGCGACCCACGCTCCTCACCACGTGCCGAAGGAGTGGATCGAACGGTACAAGGGCAAGTTCGCTCACGGCTGGGACCGGCAGCGCGAACTGACTTTCGAGGAACAGAAGCGGCTGGGAGTCATTCCGCCGGAGGCCGAGCTGACCAAGAGGCCGCCGGAGATCCCCGCCTGGGACGAGATGCCGGCCGAGCTGAGGCCGGTGCTGGAGCGACAGATGGAGACCTACGCCGCCTTCCTGTCCCATACCGACCATCATGTCGGCAGATTGATCGATGCGATCGAGCAACTGGGCATTCTTGACGACACCCTGATCTTCGTCATCATCGGTGACAACGGCGCGTCGGCTGAAGGGACGTTGAGAGGGACGTTCAACGAGTTCATCCCCCTTAACGGAATGGGGGAGATCATCGAGACCCCGGAGTTTCTGATCTCCAACCTGGAGAAATGGGGCGGAACCGAGGCTTACAACCACTACGCTGTTGGTTGGGCCTGGGCCATGGACTCGCCGTACCAGTGGACGAAGCAGGTGGCCTCACACTGGGGAGGCACGAGGAACGGAACGATCGTCCACTGGCCAGAATACATTCGGGAGAGGGGCGGCCTGCGCTCCCAGTTCTGCCACATCATCGATGTCGCGCCTACGATCCTGGAGGCGGCGGGGATACCGGAGCCGATCATGGTCCACGGAGTGACCCAGAGTCCATACGAGGGGGTGAGCATGATGTACTCGTTCAACTTACCGGAGGAGCCGGAACGCCACGACGTGCAGTACTTCGAGATGTTCGGCAACCGTGGGATTTATTACAAGGGATGGAGCGCCTGCACCAAGCACCGCACGCCTTGGAAGCTGGAGGCGGGTGCGAAGCAGGTACCTTTTAACGATGACGTGTGGGAACTTTACGATGGCCGAACGGACTTTACCCAGGCCCATGATCTGTCCAAGGAGAGGCCGGAGATCCTGCACAAGCTGCAGCGTCAGTTCCTGATCGAGGCCACCAAGTACAACGTCATTCCCCTTGATGACCGTGTGGTGGAAAGGATCATTCCGGAGATGGCTGGTCGGCCGGCTTTCGTTAAGGGAGATCGGCAGGTGTTCTTCCCAGGAATGAAGCGCATCACCGAAGCGACGGTCCTTACGATGAAGAACCGATCCTTCCAGGTCACATCTCAGATCGTCGTTCCCGAGGGCCAGGCGGAGGGCACGATCATTGCTCAGGGTGGCAAGATCGGCGGGTGGGCCCTCCTCATGGAGGCCGGCACCGCGGTGTTCGTCTACAACTTGTTCGGGGTCAAGCTGTTCACGGTGAGAGCTGACCGGGCGCTCTCTTCCGGTGAGCACCAGGTGAGGGCTGAGTTCGCTTACGACGGCGGGGGATTGGCCAAGGGAGGGACGGTCACTATCTACTACGATGGGGACAAGGCCGGCGGAGGAAGGGTCGAGGCCACTCAGCCGATGATATTCTCAGCCACCGAAGGCCTGGATATCGGCTGCGAGACTGGCACCTCGGTCCTAGGTGTGGATCTGCAGCGCACGGTGTTCAACGGGGAGATCAAGTGGGTGGAGATCACCGCGGGTGCCGACAACCACAGCCACATGGTCAAGCCCGAGGACCTCATGCACATGCTATTCAGCAAGCAATAG
- a CDS encoding PQQ-dependent sugar dehydrogenase, whose translation MTIDPLDSWWVFPGFKLELLATGLHKPTNVATVPNPGRNDDDPILYVSMLYGQIKVITRGCHVLTYADDLLNYPPDFILPGPGESGVTGIQVEPGSGDVFASMLYQDGDGFKGKVMRMRGKLQAERIDTVLNDIPSIRGAHQIQAITFGFDHKMYVTTGDGLTTPETAQRDDDLRGKVLRYDLDGGIPSDNPHKESPVYAKGFRNPFGATWRRSDHALYITDNGHRTDDRIAKVVPGGNYGWSPNMRKNSLFWWHFTQAPTALDFMQDGQFPEEFHDELFVALAGPARYRSPSRKGKSIVKMRLNDGATGVRSYDDFLVYIGRGLGMPVGLSFGPGGLYFTDLHGEGDTYGQRPGGNVFRVVPIDGWRWF comes from the coding sequence ATGACCATCGACCCTCTCGACAGCTGGTGGGTCTTTCCGGGGTTCAAGCTCGAACTCCTGGCTACCGGCCTGCACAAACCGACCAATGTCGCTACGGTCCCGAACCCCGGCCGCAACGACGACGATCCTATCCTGTACGTGAGCATGCTCTATGGCCAGATAAAAGTGATCACTAGAGGCTGCCACGTCCTTACGTACGCCGACGATCTACTGAACTACCCGCCTGACTTCATCCTCCCCGGTCCGGGGGAGTCTGGGGTCACTGGCATCCAGGTCGAGCCGGGATCAGGCGATGTGTTCGCCTCCATGCTCTACCAGGATGGTGATGGGTTCAAGGGCAAGGTTATGAGGATGAGGGGGAAGCTACAGGCCGAGCGCATCGATACGGTGCTCAACGACATACCCTCGATACGAGGCGCTCACCAGATCCAAGCGATCACCTTCGGCTTTGATCACAAGATGTATGTCACCACCGGCGACGGGCTTACTACCCCGGAGACGGCACAGAGAGATGATGATCTCAGGGGCAAGGTATTGCGCTACGACCTCGATGGCGGCATCCCTTCCGACAATCCACACAAGGAGAGCCCAGTGTATGCCAAGGGGTTCAGGAATCCCTTCGGAGCGACCTGGCGCAGGAGCGATCACGCGCTGTACATAACCGACAATGGGCATCGCACCGACGATCGGATCGCCAAGGTGGTGCCCGGTGGGAACTACGGTTGGTCCCCCAACATGCGTAAGAACTCGCTGTTCTGGTGGCACTTTACCCAAGCCCCCACCGCTCTCGACTTCATGCAGGACGGTCAGTTCCCGGAAGAGTTCCACGATGAACTCTTCGTGGCTCTCGCCGGACCGGCGCGGTACAGATCGCCATCGCGGAAAGGCAAGAGCATAGTCAAGATGCGCCTGAACGACGGGGCCACCGGCGTCAGGTCTTACGACGACTTCTTGGTGTACATCGGCCGTGGGTTGGGGATGCCCGTCGGGCTTTCTTTTGGTCCGGGAGGCCTGTACTTCACAGATCTCCATGGAGAGGGAGACACCTACGGACAGAGGCCTGGAGGCAACGTATTCAGGGTCGTGCCCATCGATGGCTGGAGGTGGTTCTGA
- a CDS encoding universal stress protein codes for MIPYHRIIIATDGTDKTTPAVQYGLGVAKAMGAEVTAMCVIDESPYENVANVTVSEVESIRYRSSAGAVEAVMAQGRAHGIKMRALMTSGTPSAEIVRASSDHDLIVMGTEGRMGVSHLLLGSVAEKVVRYAPTPILVVHSGMRIGGDLPMVRKLLIPTDGSENTRPAIAQGLALAKLLGAEVTALSVADPGAENHSRLQEGSQRLTENDCHEAVDYIKDLGRDLGAIIVHEAVVTGIPSEEIVKASSEHDLVVMGTVGRTGLAHIRLGSVAERTVRQARCPVLVVRAMAP; via the coding sequence ATGATTCCATACCATAGGATAATCATAGCCACCGACGGGACCGACAAGACCACGCCAGCGGTCCAGTACGGCCTGGGCGTGGCCAAGGCCATGGGCGCGGAGGTCACCGCCATGTGCGTGATTGATGAGAGCCCGTACGAGAACGTGGCGAACGTTACCGTATCAGAGGTCGAATCTATTAGATATCGTAGCAGTGCGGGGGCGGTGGAGGCCGTCATGGCCCAGGGTCGAGCCCATGGCATAAAGATGAGGGCGCTGATGACCAGCGGCACTCCGTCAGCCGAGATCGTCCGAGCGTCATCCGACCATGATCTTATCGTCATGGGAACGGAGGGGCGCATGGGCGTATCGCACCTTCTGCTAGGCAGCGTGGCCGAGAAGGTGGTCCGATACGCCCCGACCCCGATCCTGGTCGTTCACAGCGGAATGCGTATCGGGGGCGACCTGCCCATGGTGCGGAAGCTACTGATACCGACCGACGGGAGCGAGAACACCAGGCCGGCTATCGCTCAGGGACTGGCATTGGCCAAGCTCCTGGGTGCCGAGGTCACGGCATTGAGCGTCGCCGATCCCGGAGCGGAGAACCACTCCAGGCTCCAGGAGGGGAGCCAGCGGCTAACGGAGAATGATTGCCATGAGGCGGTAGACTACATCAAGGACTTGGGCCGGGACCTAGGCGCAATCATCGTCCATGAGGCGGTCGTCACCGGTATCCCTTCCGAAGAGATAGTGAAAGCATCGTCCGAGCACGATCTCGTCGTCATGGGTACCGTAGGACGAACGGGGCTCGCACACATCCGCCTGGGGAGCGTGGCCGAGAGGACCGTTCGTCAGGCCAGATGTCCCGTGCTCGTGGTAAGAGCAATGGCACCCTGA
- a CDS encoding PQQ-dependent sugar dehydrogenase, which yields MVRARIGLEFVAEGFANPVFLTCAPGRNELYIVDQIGKIFVLDYGEGEMPEPFLDISDRIVDLDPGYDERGLLGLTFHPEYRTNGRFFVFYSAPLRDGGPPGWNCTNHLVEYRASPGNPRGVDPGSERSLLTIDKPQMNHNGGHIAFGPDGYLYVPLGDGGGANDRGEGHNPQIGNGQDTMTMLGKILRIDVDGRSEGKEYGIPSDNPFVDGGGLPEIYAYGLRNPYHIAFDAEGEHQLFAGDAGQVRWEEVDIIEKGGNYGWNIKEGRHYFDPQDNKADIVVTEPVPVRLIDPIVDYPNLANRTGGIGSVVIGGYVYRGDKIPFLRGRYVFGDFSGTSGKPDGRIYIASPSEDGAGKWVMDELSVDRKGGKLGEYLLSFGQDNDHEIYVLCSDSEGPEGRSGRVYRIVRAEG from the coding sequence ATGGTCCGGGCAAGGATAGGTCTGGAATTTGTCGCCGAAGGCTTCGCAAACCCGGTGTTCCTGACGTGCGCTCCAGGACGGAACGAGCTTTACATCGTCGATCAGATCGGAAAGATATTTGTCCTGGACTACGGCGAAGGGGAGATGCCAGAACCTTTCCTGGACATATCTGACCGAATCGTGGACCTCGACCCCGGCTACGATGAACGGGGCCTGCTGGGATTAACGTTCCATCCTGAATATAGGACCAACGGGCGGTTCTTCGTATTCTATAGCGCTCCACTGAGAGACGGCGGCCCTCCTGGCTGGAACTGTACCAATCATCTGGTGGAGTATAGGGCCTCGCCAGGGAACCCTAGGGGGGTCGACCCAGGTTCCGAGCGCTCGCTCTTGACCATCGACAAACCGCAGATGAACCACAACGGCGGGCACATCGCCTTCGGGCCGGACGGGTACCTGTATGTGCCGTTAGGCGATGGCGGAGGAGCGAATGATCGAGGGGAGGGGCACAACCCTCAGATTGGGAACGGTCAGGATACCATGACCATGCTGGGCAAGATCCTGCGCATCGATGTTGATGGCAGAAGCGAGGGGAAGGAGTACGGCATACCTAGCGACAACCCCTTCGTCGACGGCGGAGGCCTGCCGGAGATCTACGCCTATGGTCTGCGGAATCCTTACCACATCGCCTTCGACGCCGAGGGCGAACACCAGCTGTTCGCCGGTGATGCCGGGCAGGTCAGGTGGGAAGAGGTAGACATAATTGAGAAGGGCGGCAACTACGGGTGGAATATTAAGGAGGGGAGGCACTACTTCGACCCCCAGGATAACAAGGCTGACATCGTGGTCACCGAGCCGGTCCCGGTGAGGCTCATCGACCCCATCGTCGATTACCCCAACCTCGCCAACCGCACGGGGGGCATCGGTTCGGTGGTCATCGGCGGATACGTCTACAGGGGCGACAAGATACCGTTCCTCAGGGGCAGGTACGTATTTGGCGACTTCAGCGGCACGAGCGGTAAACCGGACGGTCGAATCTACATCGCCTCACCTTCCGAGGACGGAGCTGGCAAGTGGGTGATGGACGAGCTATCGGTGGACCGCAAGGGAGGGAAGCTGGGAGAGTACCTTCTGTCCTTTGGACAGGACAATGACCACGAGATCTATGTTCTGTGCTCGGATAGCGAAGGTCCTGAGGGCCGCTCTGGACGCGTCTACAGGATCGTTCGGGCGGAGGGGTAG
- a CDS encoding MFS transporter, which produces MTDDSMKPGYEWTVLSVTTIGILMSVMQSSALLIALPDMMSALHMGMFTVMWVLLVYMLITTAMVPLFGRLADMFGRKNLYVLGFGVFTLGSLLCVFASPANQGMDLIVYRIVQALGGALVTANGTPMVADAFKANRLGLGLGINGIAAGAGMVMGPVVGGILAPYGWEWIFLYNVPFGILGTVWAYVRLKEPANVPKTPGFDWWGCATFIVGMSSLLLAVSLYSFPMGLSMDTIYALFVIGAVGIAAFIWVELRAKTPMLDLHLFKNPDFAIGCTTSMLNGLTRGAMLFLLIFFLQGPYGQDPLTAGLSLIPMGLAMIVIAPLSGRAADRQGTRPLIVGGLGLMAVSMLGLVFIDHNTPFWWLMVLTLVSGIAGSVFMSPNSKSVMNAAPPERRGIASGTRMMLMNVGSMVSMAVAIPMVMTGLSNEDMTALFLYGGGISSEALVTFENGLHQAFLLFLIISLITFGISLLKFKPAKVVVEDGNGRERARSN; this is translated from the coding sequence ATGACTGATGATTCGATGAAACCGGGGTACGAGTGGACCGTGCTCTCGGTAACCACGATAGGTATCCTTATGTCGGTGATGCAGAGCTCCGCTTTGCTCATCGCCCTGCCCGATATGATGAGCGCGCTGCACATGGGCATGTTCACGGTGATGTGGGTGCTGCTCGTCTACATGCTGATCACCACCGCCATGGTCCCCTTATTCGGCCGCTTGGCTGATATGTTCGGGAGGAAGAACCTGTACGTATTGGGCTTCGGGGTGTTCACCCTTGGTTCGTTGCTCTGCGTTTTCGCCAGCCCGGCGAACCAGGGAATGGACCTCATCGTATACCGTATCGTACAGGCGCTGGGTGGGGCCCTGGTGACGGCGAACGGTACACCGATGGTCGCTGATGCGTTCAAGGCCAACCGCCTCGGCCTGGGCCTGGGGATCAACGGGATCGCGGCTGGCGCGGGCATGGTGATGGGGCCGGTGGTCGGTGGGATCCTCGCGCCCTATGGCTGGGAGTGGATCTTCCTGTACAACGTCCCCTTCGGGATTCTGGGGACCGTCTGGGCCTATGTGAGGCTGAAGGAACCGGCCAATGTTCCGAAGACTCCGGGCTTTGACTGGTGGGGCTGTGCGACCTTCATCGTCGGGATGTCCTCCCTTCTCCTGGCCGTTTCTCTGTACTCGTTCCCCATGGGCCTGAGCATGGACACCATCTACGCTCTGTTCGTCATCGGTGCCGTTGGGATCGCGGCATTCATATGGGTCGAGCTCAGGGCAAAAACGCCGATGCTGGACCTCCACCTCTTCAAGAACCCTGACTTCGCCATAGGTTGCACTACCAGCATGCTCAATGGACTGACCAGGGGGGCGATGCTCTTCCTGCTGATCTTCTTCCTGCAAGGCCCCTATGGGCAGGATCCGCTTACCGCGGGGTTGAGCCTCATCCCCATGGGTCTAGCCATGATCGTGATCGCTCCTCTCTCCGGCCGCGCGGCAGACCGGCAGGGGACCCGCCCCCTCATCGTCGGCGGGCTCGGTCTGATGGCCGTCAGCATGCTGGGCCTGGTCTTCATTGACCACAACACACCATTCTGGTGGCTGATGGTCCTCACCTTGGTCTCGGGCATCGCGGGCAGCGTGTTCATGTCCCCGAACAGCAAATCGGTGATGAACGCTGCTCCTCCCGAGAGGAGAGGCATCGCCTCGGGCACGAGGATGATGCTCATGAACGTGGGGTCCATGGTCAGCATGGCCGTCGCCATTCCCATGGTCATGACCGGCCTGTCGAACGAGGACATGACCGCCCTGTTCCTGTACGGAGGAGGCATCAGTTCCGAAGCTCTGGTAACGTTCGAGAACGGTCTGCATCAGGCATTCCTGCTCTTCCTCATCATCTCGCTGATAACCTTCGGCATCTCCCTGCTTAAGTTCAAGCCGGCGAAAGTGGTCGTCGAGGACGGGAACGGAAGAGAACGGGCGAGGAGCAATTAG
- a CDS encoding anaerobic sulfatase maturase has protein sequence MLGAVNRFHVMAKPIGPVCNLRCDYCYYLHNWDRSAQDVEWRMSDHTLERFVEQYLRSQEGEVIEFSWQGGEPTLMGLDFFEKVVEVQRKHCPPGKRVTNSIQTNGTVVDERWCAFLRRNNFLVGLSIDGPRELNDAYRLGREGISTFDQTLLASKLLRKHGVEFNTLTVVHDLNSKRPLQVYNFLRNIVGSRNMQFIPCVEPQTYRTEPPLAWSGPLPVLGSPEARPKAHSSFVTGWSVDPDDFGDFLCSIFDRWISTDVGRVFILTFEMALAAWMGLPPTLCTMARHCGRALALEHDGKVYTCDHFVYPEYLLGSIEDVELSDLANQESQVRFGRDKWDRLTGQCRKCEALFVCHGDCPKNRFLVAPDGQPGLSYLCSGLLKFYRHIDPGMRYMAREVSAGRPASTVMAFASKGGGARPFGHPASRS, from the coding sequence ATGTTGGGGGCAGTGAACCGGTTCCATGTGATGGCCAAGCCGATCGGCCCGGTCTGCAACCTGCGGTGCGATTATTGCTATTACCTGCACAACTGGGACCGGTCAGCCCAGGACGTGGAGTGGAGGATGTCCGACCACACTCTGGAACGGTTCGTAGAGCAGTACCTGAGATCTCAAGAGGGGGAGGTGATCGAGTTCTCCTGGCAGGGCGGTGAGCCGACCCTGATGGGCCTCGATTTCTTCGAGAAGGTGGTGGAGGTCCAGAGGAAGCACTGTCCGCCGGGCAAGCGGGTCACCAACAGTATCCAGACCAATGGCACAGTGGTCGATGAGAGGTGGTGTGCCTTCCTGCGCCGGAACAATTTCCTCGTTGGCCTGAGCATAGACGGGCCACGAGAACTGAACGACGCCTATCGTCTGGGGAGGGAGGGAATATCCACCTTCGACCAGACGCTCTTGGCCTCCAAGCTCCTGCGTAAGCACGGCGTGGAGTTCAACACCCTGACCGTCGTTCACGATCTTAACTCGAAGCGCCCGCTGCAGGTCTACAATTTTCTCCGCAATATCGTAGGATCGAGGAACATGCAATTCATACCATGCGTTGAGCCCCAGACCTATCGCACCGAACCGCCTCTGGCCTGGAGCGGCCCCCTTCCCGTTTTGGGCAGCCCGGAGGCTCGGCCAAAGGCTCATTCGTCCTTCGTTACCGGGTGGTCCGTCGATCCAGACGATTTCGGTGATTTCCTCTGTTCCATCTTCGACCGCTGGATCAGTACTGACGTCGGCCGAGTCTTTATCCTCACCTTCGAGATGGCTTTGGCAGCATGGATGGGACTGCCGCCGACGCTCTGTACGATGGCTAGACACTGCGGCAGGGCCCTGGCCCTGGAGCACGACGGCAAGGTATACACCTGCGATCATTTCGTCTACCCAGAGTATCTGCTGGGAAGCATTGAGGACGTTGAACTCTCCGACCTGGCCAACCAAGAGAGTCAGGTCAGGTTCGGTCGGGACAAATGGGACCGGCTCACTGGACAATGTCGGAAATGTGAGGCGCTCTTCGTCTGTCATGGGGATTGCCCGAAGAACCGATTCTTGGTTGCCCCGGACGGGCAACCAGGCCTGAGCTACCTCTGTTCCGGTCTCTTAAAGTTCTACCGACACATCGATCCAGGGATGAGATACATGGCTCGGGAAGTCTCAGCCGGTCGGCCCGCGAGCACGGTCATGGCCTTCGCGAGCAAGGGCGGCGGGGCCCGACCCTTCGGACATCCCGCCAGCCGCTCCTGA
- a CDS encoding DUF2769 domain-containing protein, which produces MAAESKECPMRVKGARLPDLEGNAKKCACPSCPTFNECMIGNGERLYCARGSTHCPLNRLGCVCGECDVAIEYGLSSNYYCDGGPAKF; this is translated from the coding sequence ATGGCCGCTGAGAGCAAAGAATGTCCTATGCGCGTCAAGGGAGCCAGACTGCCCGACCTGGAGGGGAATGCGAAAAAGTGCGCCTGCCCCAGCTGTCCCACCTTCAACGAGTGCATGATCGGGAACGGGGAAAGGCTCTACTGCGCCAGGGGCTCCACCCACTGTCCCCTCAACCGCTTGGGCTGTGTGTGCGGGGAGTGTGATGTGGCCATCGAGTATGGGCTTTCGTCCAACTACTACTGCGACGGCGGGCCGGCGAAGTTCTGA
- a CDS encoding MarR family transcriptional regulator — protein MEYDGKNDSLGDLAGVILRTVPLLFRRVIRKDELLDGSPAAYPKIGVLVVLKNEGPLPLSVIAERLSCSRQNLTTLTDRLEAEGLVKRSPGIKDRRVVNLDLTEAGRQCIKNTGERMRQRLIKELENMEDSDIEDLRSSFEIIERTFLKVAAHSGPDDHCSLGSR, from the coding sequence ATGGAATATGATGGAAAGAACGATAGTTTGGGGGATCTCGCCGGCGTCATCCTCAGGACCGTGCCGCTCCTCTTCAGGAGGGTGATCAGGAAGGATGAGCTGCTGGATGGAAGCCCCGCAGCGTACCCGAAGATCGGCGTGCTCGTAGTCCTCAAGAACGAAGGACCTCTGCCCCTCTCCGTGATCGCCGAGAGACTATCGTGTTCTCGCCAGAACCTCACGACCCTCACGGACCGCCTGGAGGCCGAAGGCCTGGTGAAGCGCTCACCCGGTATCAAGGACCGGAGGGTCGTGAACCTGGATCTAACCGAGGCCGGAAGACAGTGTATCAAGAACACGGGAGAGCGGATGAGGCAGAGACTGATCAAGGAGCTTGAGAACATGGAGGACTCGGACATCGAAGACCTGCGAAGCTCCTTCGAGATCATCGAGAGGACCTTCCTTAAGGTCGCCGCCCACAGCGGACCGGACGACCATTGCTCTCTTGGATCGAGGTGA
- a CDS encoding DedA family protein, producing the protein MTFVEPSAYFIKDLIASIGYPGLALLMALDATILPVPSAVVLGFAGYLSYEGRFDIALVTVVGALGSMCGSLLMYALGRWGGRPFLDRYGRYLGLGEAKMASAGRWFARYGGWAVFISQLLPVARDLIPFPAGIIKMSVERFAALSFLGSLPFCLVLATLGLMAGPSWESTIEVVDRYDMLVLALVMTPLIVYCLLRRSSRR; encoded by the coding sequence ATGACCTTCGTCGAGCCTAGTGCATACTTCATCAAGGACCTCATCGCCTCCATCGGCTACCCGGGGTTGGCTCTGCTGATGGCGTTGGACGCTACCATCCTGCCGGTCCCCAGTGCAGTCGTCCTGGGCTTTGCCGGTTATCTCAGCTATGAGGGGCGGTTCGATATCGCCCTGGTGACCGTGGTCGGTGCTCTGGGCAGCATGTGCGGCTCGCTACTCATGTACGCGCTCGGACGGTGGGGCGGGCGTCCCTTCCTGGACCGCTACGGTCGATATCTGGGTCTGGGAGAGGCGAAGATGGCCTCTGCCGGCAGATGGTTCGCCCGGTACGGCGGATGGGCAGTATTCATCAGCCAGCTGTTGCCGGTGGCCAGGGATCTCATCCCCTTTCCCGCAGGCATAATCAAAATGAGCGTGGAGAGGTTCGCCGCTCTATCTTTTCTCGGCTCTCTGCCCTTCTGCTTGGTCCTAGCGACCCTGGGTCTGATGGCCGGACCGTCTTGGGAATCGACGATAGAGGTCGTGGACAGGTACGACATGCTTGTTCTCGCCCTGGTGATGACACCACTTATCGTATACTGCCTACTGCGCCGTTCCTCACGGCGCTAG